A stretch of Pseudomonas taetrolens DNA encodes these proteins:
- a CDS encoding LysR family transcriptional regulator → MLNPQWLRTFVMLSREGTFTRAAECLDLTQAAVSQHVQRLEAQLGPLLIRRPRRVELTPAGDALLIYCAELLAADQRLHQRLSAKDDEHGEISLISPGSIGLALYPHILDWQQVYPGLSVRHRFAPDSEVLSAVLENRFELGLVTLRPDDRRLRVSLFAEEPLELVAPAGAGVNDWSDLERLGFMDHPDGQAMAGRLLSRYFPDAPGVGSLSVSGYTNQITLILESVARGIGFTVIPRYARLAFARPEAIQVIESGARVVDTLWLLHRAEWALSARAERLLEHLRQNIL, encoded by the coding sequence ATGCTAAACCCGCAATGGCTTCGCACTTTCGTCATGCTTTCTAGGGAAGGTACTTTTACCCGTGCTGCCGAATGTCTGGACTTGACTCAAGCCGCAGTCAGCCAACATGTTCAGCGTCTTGAAGCGCAACTCGGCCCACTGCTCATTAGACGTCCGCGCCGCGTTGAGCTTACGCCAGCCGGCGATGCGCTATTGATCTATTGCGCTGAACTGCTGGCTGCCGACCAGCGCCTGCACCAACGCTTATCCGCAAAGGATGATGAGCACGGTGAAATCAGCCTGATCAGCCCTGGGAGTATCGGATTGGCTTTGTATCCACATATCTTGGATTGGCAGCAGGTGTACCCTGGTCTCAGTGTTCGGCACCGTTTTGCCCCAGACAGTGAGGTGCTGAGTGCGGTACTAGAGAACCGCTTCGAACTCGGCCTAGTTACCTTGCGGCCTGATGACCGGCGATTGAGAGTCAGCCTTTTCGCCGAAGAACCACTTGAATTAGTTGCGCCTGCAGGAGCGGGTGTCAATGATTGGTCAGACTTGGAACGCCTCGGCTTTATGGACCATCCCGACGGCCAGGCCATGGCGGGACGACTGCTCAGCAGATACTTTCCAGATGCGCCCGGTGTGGGCAGTCTATCCGTCAGTGGTTACACTAACCAAATCACCCTGATCCTCGAATCTGTCGCACGTGGAATAGGTTTCACCGTTATTCCACGCTATGCGCGGCTGGCGTTCGCTAGGCCGGAAGCCATTCAGGTGATTGAAAGCGGAGCGAGGGTAGTTGATACCCTTTGGCTGCTACATCGCGCTGAATGGGCGCTTTCGGCCAGGGCAGAACGCTTGCTCGAGCATTTGCGCCAGAATATCCTGTGA
- a CDS encoding ATPase domain-containing protein — MNTKVTINRLATGVPGLDEVLGGGLPEFSFNLIAGPPGCGKTTLAHQMMFALATPERPALFFTVLGEPPLKMLRYQQQFDFFDSEAINQSIRYINLADDTLAGDLDEVLRRIVSEVEAYSPSLVFVDSFRSVVLASQTQDNPNNNLPQFVQQLGMLMTTWQATTFLIGEYFTETDTNPIFTVADGLIWLRQSVQRNSMVRKMEIMKMRGQPTLPGLHTFRIATSGIKVFAPAALNQVEVEAPLEFPIKRLTMGVPQLDEMLGGGLPRGYSLLVAGPSGSGKSILAATFLAEGARNGETGVIAVFEQRPNHSQNATLASLIQSGQVGLVDSRAPDLSIDEIVHLLLSEIRRLKATRVVIDSLSGFELALAPTFREDFRESLSRMVTALTRAGVSVLMTSELEDRYTDLRFSPYGTAFLTDAIIVQRYIEVESRLLRIMAVVKVRASAHSDELRQYHIDDNGLHIGEMLPDQEGLLGGRPTKQNSGALRAGEKNV; from the coding sequence ATGAACACCAAAGTGACTATCAACCGCTTGGCCACCGGCGTGCCAGGACTTGACGAGGTGCTGGGTGGAGGACTGCCGGAATTTTCGTTCAACCTGATCGCAGGCCCGCCTGGCTGCGGCAAAACCACCTTGGCGCATCAGATGATGTTTGCCCTGGCGACGCCCGAACGCCCTGCTCTGTTTTTTACAGTACTCGGCGAGCCACCGCTGAAGATGCTGCGTTATCAGCAGCAATTCGATTTTTTCGACAGCGAAGCGATCAACCAGTCAATCCGCTACATTAACTTGGCCGACGACACCCTGGCCGGGGATCTGGACGAGGTGCTACGGCGAATCGTAAGCGAGGTAGAGGCTTACTCTCCGTCGCTGGTATTTGTCGACTCGTTCCGCTCCGTGGTACTGGCGAGCCAGACTCAAGACAATCCCAACAACAACCTGCCGCAATTTGTTCAGCAATTAGGCATGTTGATGACCACCTGGCAAGCAACGACCTTCCTAATTGGTGAATATTTCACCGAAACCGACACCAATCCGATTTTCACCGTAGCCGACGGCCTGATCTGGCTGCGTCAGAGCGTTCAGCGCAACTCGATGGTGCGCAAAATGGAAATCATGAAGATGCGCGGACAACCGACATTGCCGGGGCTGCACACCTTTCGTATCGCCACATCCGGGATCAAGGTCTTTGCACCCGCCGCCCTCAATCAGGTTGAAGTTGAAGCACCGCTAGAATTTCCCATCAAACGCCTGACAATGGGCGTGCCACAGCTCGACGAGATGCTCGGCGGGGGGCTGCCTCGCGGTTATTCCTTGCTAGTGGCCGGGCCGTCGGGTTCGGGCAAAAGCATTCTGGCGGCGACCTTCTTGGCCGAAGGCGCGCGCAATGGCGAAACCGGTGTGATCGCTGTGTTCGAACAACGCCCCAACCACTCGCAAAATGCCACGTTGGCAAGCCTGATCCAAAGCGGTCAGGTCGGTTTGGTGGATAGCCGTGCGCCAGACCTATCTATCGACGAAATCGTCCATTTGCTGCTCAGCGAGATCCGCCGACTAAAAGCCACGAGGGTGGTCATCGATTCGTTGTCCGGCTTCGAGCTGGCGCTGGCTCCGACCTTTCGCGAAGACTTCCGCGAGTCGCTGTCGCGCATGGTCACCGCGTTGACCCGTGCTGGGGTCAGCGTCTTGATGACCTCGGAGTTGGAAGACCGCTACACCGATCTGCGTTTTAGTCCTTATGGCACGGCGTTTCTGACCGACGCAATCATCGTTCAACGCTATATTGAAGTAGAGAGTCGCTTGTTGCGTATCATGGCCGTGGTCAAGGTGCGAGCCAGCGCCCATTCCGATGAGTTGCGTCAATACCACATCGACGATAACGGCCTTCATATTGGCGAAATGCTGCCAGATCAGGAAGGCTTGCTCGGTGGGCGACCGACAAAACAGAATTCAGGAGCCTTACGCGCAGGAGAGAAAAATGTTTGA
- a CDS encoding sensor histidine kinase has translation MFQELREANAQLVIAALSAQDLQAAAERALSQQKSVLALVAHELRNPLTPISMIAERMVRLPSDQLPRMCELIESQVQRISRLVDDLLDVSRMSTGKLRIDRRDVDMLQVLNDAVDACAPVMTKRNQHFDATLPVGILMVSGDPGRLAQILNNLLANAAKYTPADGCIKLSVTVDTDVLKISVSDNGIGVSAKALPFIFDPYVQDEHAIGFNGAGLGIGLTVVRELVEAHGGKVVATSEGNGKGSEFVVTLPLVNH, from the coding sequence TTGTTTCAAGAGCTGCGCGAGGCTAACGCGCAGTTGGTCATAGCTGCGCTCAGTGCTCAAGACCTTCAGGCTGCCGCCGAGCGCGCGCTGAGTCAGCAGAAAAGCGTACTTGCATTGGTGGCCCATGAGCTGCGAAATCCATTAACACCCATTAGCATGATTGCAGAGCGTATGGTCCGGCTGCCTAGTGATCAGCTACCGCGAATGTGTGAGTTGATTGAGAGCCAAGTACAGCGTATTTCACGACTGGTTGACGATCTGCTTGATGTCTCCCGCATGAGCACGGGCAAATTGCGAATCGATCGCCGCGATGTAGATATGCTGCAAGTTCTGAATGACGCTGTTGACGCGTGCGCACCTGTGATGACCAAGCGAAATCAGCATTTTGACGCCACTCTTCCCGTTGGTATCTTGATGGTGAGCGGAGACCCGGGACGTCTCGCTCAGATTCTCAATAATCTACTGGCAAATGCTGCCAAATACACTCCGGCCGACGGTTGTATCAAGCTGTCTGTGACAGTAGATACTGATGTTTTGAAGATAAGTGTTTCCGACAATGGAATTGGTGTTTCAGCCAAAGCATTGCCTTTTATTTTTGATCCTTACGTTCAGGACGAACATGCGATAGGTTTCAACGGAGCTGGCTTGGGCATTGGGTTGACTGTAGTTCGGGAGCTGGTGGAAGCACACGGCGGCAAGGTTGTCGCTACAAGCGAGGGAAATGGGAAGGGAAGTGAGTTCGTGGTGACGCTACCGTTGGTAAATCATTAG
- the sodC gene encoding superoxide dismutase family protein, protein MKNSLWFGLIGTLAIGTSHAASQDIPINMVSADGAPQAIGAITITETPYGLLFTPNLKSLPVGVHGFHLHENGSCEAGEKDGVKGAALAAGGHFDPQKTGKHLGPYADGHLGDLPAVYVTADGMATYPVLAPRLKSISEIKGHALMIHAGGDNHSDMPKPLGGGGDRVACGVI, encoded by the coding sequence ATGAAAAACTCACTGTGGTTTGGTTTGATCGGTACCCTCGCAATAGGCACGTCCCACGCAGCTTCCCAAGATATACCCATAAATATGGTGAGCGCCGACGGTGCGCCACAAGCTATCGGCGCGATAACGATTACTGAGACGCCCTATGGCCTGCTGTTCACGCCGAATCTCAAATCACTGCCGGTGGGTGTGCATGGTTTCCATCTGCACGAAAACGGCAGTTGCGAAGCGGGTGAGAAGGATGGTGTCAAAGGTGCTGCGCTGGCGGCAGGTGGGCATTTCGATCCGCAGAAAACCGGCAAGCATCTTGGGCCGTATGCCGACGGGCACCTGGGGGATTTGCCGGCGGTGTACGTGACCGCCGACGGCATGGCCACCTACCCGGTGCTAGCTCCGCGACTAAAGAGCATCTCAGAGATCAAAGGCCACGCGCTGATGATCCATGCCGGTGGCGATAACCATTCGGATATGCCCAAGCCGTTGGGTGGTGGTGGTGACCGCGTGGCATGCGGCGTGATCTGA